DNA from Roseimicrobium sp. ORNL1:
CACAGACGTGGGCCCGCGTCCGGAACTCATCGGCGGCATCGCGAAGGAGTTCTTCACCCAGGCGGATGCCCTCTACGCCGACCCCAAGCGCACGGCCTCGAAGGATTTTTGGTACCAGGAGCCTCACATCGCGGAGAAGGCCTTCACCACCATGCTGCAGGAGGCGAAGGTGGAGGTGATCTTCGGCGCGCGCGTGAAGAGTGTGGAGAAGAAGGAGGCTCGCATATCCTCCATCACTACCCTGGACGGCAAGACCTATGCCGGGCGCATCTTCGTGGATGCCAGCTACGAAGGGGACGTGATGGCGCTCGCCAAGGTGGACTTCTACGTGGGCCGCGAAGGTCGTGAGGCCTTTGATGAACCCCTGGCCGGCTTCCGCCCCGCGCCGTTTCGTTTCCGTGAGCAAGAATACATGGCCAGCCCCGACAGGAAATACACGCACGGCACACCAGCCAAGATGTCCGCCTATGGGAAGGACGGCAAACTGCTGCCCGGCATCAACACCGAGTGGCCGGAACTAGGCGCCGCTGACAACAAGTCCCAAGCCTACAACTTCCGCGTCATCCTCACGAACAACGCTGCCAATCGCCTGCCCATTCCCAAGCCCGCGAACTACGACCCGCTGAGGTATGAGATTCTAGACCGCATCATCGATGCCTTCCCCGGCGTGAAGTATGAAAAGCTGGTCTTCCTCGGCGCGCTGCCGAACCAGAAGTTCGACGCGAATGCCAGCGGCCTCGTGCAAGGGACGGACCATGTGGGCGGCAACGTGGACTACCCGGACGGGGACTACGCCACGCGGGACCGCATCTGGCAGGACCACCGCGAGTATGTGCAGGGCTTCCTCTGGTTCCTCGCGAATGACCCACGCGTACCCGCCGACCTGCGCGCCCAGGCCAGCGAGTACGGACTGGCGAAGGACGAGTTCACCGACAACGAGAACTGGCCCTACCAGCTCTATGTCCGCGAAGCCCGACGCATGCGCGGCCAGTACGTGATGAGCCAGCGCGATTGCCAGAAGGCCATCACCAAGCCGGACAGCATCGGCATGGGCGCCTTCATTCTGGACTCCCACGCCGTGCAGCGGCTCGTGGACAAGGAAGGCTTCGTCATCGACGAGGGAAACTTCGACATTCCCGTTCGTCCCTACCAGATTCCGTACCGCAGCGTGACGCCGAAGAAGGAGCAGTGCACGAACCTGCTGGTGCCCGTGGCCCTGTCTGCCACCCATGTGACCTATGGGTCGATTCGCATGGAGCCGCAGTTCATGATCCTGGGGCACTCCACCGGGGTGGCCGCCGCCATGGCGCTGGAGAAGTACATCCCGGTGCAGGATGTGGATATGGCTGCGCTGCGTGCGAAGCTGGTGGCTCAGGGGCAAGTGCTGGAACTCGCTTCGCTGGCAAATCTCACACTGGCAGAAAACCTGGAGGGCATTGTGGTCGACGACGAAGCCGCCACTTACGAAGGAAGCTGGACGGCCAGCGGCTATGGGGACCCCATCGATGGCACCAGTCACAACGACGGCGACGGCAGCAAAGGCAAGCTCAGCGCCCGTTTCGAGACCACCCTTCCCGAAAGCGGGACCTACGAGGTACGCCTCGCCTATTCCTCCGCCCCCAACCGCGCCAACAACGTCCCCGTGAAAGTGGAGCACGCCAAGGGCAGCGACACGGTGGAGGTGAACCAGCAGAAGGCCCCTCCCGTGGAGAAGTACTTCGCCTCACTTGGCCAGTTCGAGTTCACCAAGGACAAGCCCGCCGTGGTCACGGTGAGCAACGAAGGGACCAAGGGCTTCGTGACGGTGGATGCGGTGCAGTGGGTGCGGGTGAAGTAGCCGCAAGAAAGTAGTCCGCCGAGCCTCGGCGGACTACTTTCTCACGCCTTCTTCGTCTTCACCGCCTTCACCCGCTCGGGGAACAGCTCGCGGCAGATGGGACAGACGGTGCCATCACAGCCACGGGCGGTGCAGTACTCGCGGCCGTAGTAGATGATCTGCAGGTGAAGTTTATTCCACGTCTCTTCCGGAAAAAGGCGCTTCAAATCCCTCTCTGTCTGCGCCACAGACTTACCGTCACTGAGCTTCCAGCGCTGGGCCAGGCGGTGGATGTGGGTGTCCACGGGGAAGCTTGGAACAGCGAAGGACTGGGCCATGACGACTTGGGCGGTCTTGTGGCCGACGCCGGGGAGTTCCTCTAGGGCTTCCAGATCTGCGGGCACCTCGCCGTTGTGCTTTTCCACCAAAATGCGTGAAAGGTTGGAAATTGCCTTGGCTTTCTGGGGACTAAGCCCGCACGGACGGATGATGGCCTGGATTTCGTCCACCGGCACCTTCATCATTTTCTGGGGGGTACGCGCCACGGCGAAGAGACTTGGCGTGACCAAGTTCACCCGGACATCCGTGCACTGGGCTGAGAGAAGCACCGCCACTAAGAGGGTGTAGGAATCCGTGTGGTCGAGCGGGATCGGCGGGTTCGGGTAAAGCTCGGAGAGGCGGGTGAGGACGTGGGCGGCGCGTTCGTTCTTGGTCACGGCCTCATGCTAGGTGGATTGGCCCACGGTGAAACTGGAAAGTCGGACGAGGCGACTTCGCGGGCAGAAAGGACGGTCACGTGCGCTTATTTCCGCCGGGGGATTTCGCCATGAAGCTCAAGCTGATAGGCCAAAACAATGACGAGGGCCAGGCTCAGAAGGTAAAAGACACTCCAGCAGGCAACTCCAAACCAATACCCCAAAGGATCTTTCTCGCGCTCGAACGTGCCCCAATTGTCCTCATGCCTTCCCTCCCGCAATGACCGGGTCACCACAGCTCCGGGCACAAATCCAAACACCAGCGGGACCAGATACAGCCAAGTGAACTTCTGGGTGATGATACAAGCCACCAGGATGGCCAATACATGCGGAGCCAGCACCAAAATCATGGTGCGAGGACGACGCCAAAGCTCCCGGATAGGCCGCGCGGGATCAGAGATGGGCAGGCCCCACCTCACTCTACGAGCTCCGCTCAATCCGCTTCACCATCTGTTGGATGTGAGGGTACTTCATGCGGGGCTTCATGATTTCCACGCTCTTGTTGAAGGAGCCCCACTTGAGCACGCTGATGTTCACCTGTTTGGCACCCCACTGGTTCATGGCGGCCTTGCTGGGTTTGTACAGATCGATAGTATTGGTGCCAACGAGCGCGGAACCGTAGTCATCCACCTCGTAGAGGTAGGGTTCGCCCTCAATCTTGAAGACCGTCCCGACAGGATACACGGACCAGTCGGTGGCTGCGCTGCGCACCTTGCCGTACTTCAGGGGTTCACCCGTGGCTGCCTTCGCTCCGTACTTCCGGTGGTCCGATTCGGAATGCGTGTACGCCGTGGTCTTGACCCCGTTGATACGCTTAGCATTCGCAAGCTTGGTGCTGCTGCAAGAAACGCAGCCCACGCAAAGCGCCGCCAGTCCGAGAAGACGAAGGATGTTCAGCATAGATTAATTAACTTCTCTAAAGTGGTTCCCCATTTTGCCGGAAGCGTCGAAAAGCGTCAACCTTTAAAATCTAAGGGGAAGTTTGGGTTAGACAAGCGTGCAATACACCAAAAAACAAGCGGGAGAGCAAACTCACATCTGGCTCAGCCAGAGCAAATTATACTCTCCCGCTGAGCGCCGGCGCGGAGGCGGGCGCAAGGGAGGGTTAAGAGTTAGCAGGCGTCGTGCCGCGCTCGATCTTTTCGACCATTTCTCGTACGTGAGAATTGCGTTTTTCGCGGGGCTTCATGATGGCCAGACTCTTCGTAAAGGAGCCCCACTTGATCACATTGATGTTCACACGCCGGACGCCCCACTTGTTCATGGTAGCCCGGGTGGGCTTGTAGAGGTCGATGGTTTCCGTGCCCACAAGCGCGGAACCGTAGTCGTCCACCTCATAAGTGTAGGGCTCGCCCTCGATCTGGAAAACAGTGCCTACCGGGTAAACGGACCAGTCGGCAGCGGCGCTGCGGACGGTTCCGAATTTGAGCTTGCTGCCAGCGGCGGTCTTGACGCCATGCACGAGGTGGTCACTCTCGGAATGGGTGTAGGCGGTGGTCTTGACGTCCTGGAGGCGCTGGGGGCGCGGGGCGGACGGGTTACCGGCTACGGGGCTGGAGCAGGAGGCGGTGCACGCGCTGATTACGATCAGAGCGGAGAGTCGACTTACGAGCATCAGTTCATTTCGGGTTGTTAGACTCACTCTGCCGTCTGGCAGGGCGGACGGAGAGCTTCCCACCCCTCCCCCCCCTGTCAACTGCAAATGGCACGACGGAAACGCTTGACTTAGAGCCAAAACGGGTTCGGGATGAGGCTGGAAAACGCCCTCTTTTTTCTCGATCCATGCCCGTGTCCTCCCCCCTGCTGCAAGAGTACTTGAACCAGCTCTCCGCCCGAGGAGTGACCCACGTGGCACTCACCGACGAGGCGCGCGCGGTGCTGTCGACGGCAACGGCGCGGGGAGCTCGCCAGTCCCCATCCACACCCGCCCCCTCTCCCGCAGTCGGACCGGTCGGGCGAGGCCCGATACCGGGCGGGTCGCCATCACCTTCCTCCACCGCCTCCCCCCGGTCGGCGGAGGCCATGTCCGCCCAACGTTCTTCCCCGACGGGCACCCCTCTTCGCCCCACCCAGCCGACATCAGCGACCGCCGACTCCGCCACCGCTCCCACCCGCTCCAAGCGCGAGCTGCTGGATGAGCTGGCCCGCGAGGCGGAAAACAGCCAGCCAGCCCGCGACCTAGGCACCTTGCGGGATGTCATGGTCTTCGCCGTGGGGAACCCAGACGCGGACATCATGTTCATCGGCGAGGCGCCGGGCGCAGAAGAGGAGAAGCAGCGCGAGCCCTTTGTGGGACCCGCCGGCCAGCTCCTGACCAAGATCATCCAGGCCATGGGCCTCCGCCGGAGCGAGGTCTACATCAGCAACGTGTGCAAGTTCCGCCCGAAGATCGATGACGGCCGGATGCAGGGCAGCAAGAATCGGGCGCCCACCACCGGAGAGATGCTGGCCTGCCAGCCGTACATCATGGCGGAGATCAATATCATCAAGCCGAGGGCCATCGTCTGTCTCGGCGCCACCGCCTCCACCGGCCTGGGAATCGAGGGCACGGTGGGCAGATTGCGCGGCCGGATTCAGGAATGGCGCGGACATCCGCTGGCGGTCACCTACCACCCCAGCTACCTCCTCCGCCGCGAGGCCGAGGACGGCGGCGGCCTGGCGGAGAAGCGCCTGGTCTGGGAGGACATGATGCGCGTGATGGAGACCGTGGGCCTCCCGATTTCCGACAAGCAGCGGGGGTACTTCAGCCGGGCGCGGTAGTGCCCAGATCGTTTCCGAGCAGTTCCGGCTCCAGCCAGATCACTAAAGCGCGTCCGCCCCAAGAGATTTGCCGGTGGGAAACAATCCCAACCCGTGGCCTATTCTTTGCAGCGCAGTAACTCTCGTTGCCCGGCATTGCACCAACCCTCCGCGGAGCGATGGCAGGGAGTAGCGTCCGGCATATGCCAGAAGTCCCGGGAAAGATGGTCCGTCAGCCGCAGTCCCGCCTGTTGAAGCTAGGCACCAGATGTCGAGCTGGGAACCACCCGACGTGGGCCTGATCTCGTACTTCAGGCTTCC
Protein-coding regions in this window:
- a CDS encoding FAD-dependent oxidoreductase, whose protein sequence is MKFTFSLSSLRKLLSVVGLGCLTVSGSITHGAPATSHDLVVYGGTPGGIACAIAAAREGKSVLLLETTKHLGGLTTGGLSHTDVGPRPELIGGIAKEFFTQADALYADPKRTASKDFWYQEPHIAEKAFTTMLQEAKVEVIFGARVKSVEKKEARISSITTLDGKTYAGRIFVDASYEGDVMALAKVDFYVGREGREAFDEPLAGFRPAPFRFREQEYMASPDRKYTHGTPAKMSAYGKDGKLLPGINTEWPELGAADNKSQAYNFRVILTNNAANRLPIPKPANYDPLRYEILDRIIDAFPGVKYEKLVFLGALPNQKFDANASGLVQGTDHVGGNVDYPDGDYATRDRIWQDHREYVQGFLWFLANDPRVPADLRAQASEYGLAKDEFTDNENWPYQLYVREARRMRGQYVMSQRDCQKAITKPDSIGMGAFILDSHAVQRLVDKEGFVIDEGNFDIPVRPYQIPYRSVTPKKEQCTNLLVPVALSATHVTYGSIRMEPQFMILGHSTGVAAAMALEKYIPVQDVDMAALRAKLVAQGQVLELASLANLTLAENLEGIVVDDEAATYEGSWTASGYGDPIDGTSHNDGDGSKGKLSARFETTLPESGTYEVRLAYSSAPNRANNVPVKVEHAKGSDTVEVNQQKAPPVEKYFASLGQFEFTKDKPAVVTVSNEGTKGFVTVDAVQWVRVK
- the nth gene encoding endonuclease III, producing MTKNERAAHVLTRLSELYPNPPIPLDHTDSYTLLVAVLLSAQCTDVRVNLVTPSLFAVARTPQKMMKVPVDEIQAIIRPCGLSPQKAKAISNLSRILVEKHNGEVPADLEALEELPGVGHKTAQVVMAQSFAVPSFPVDTHIHRLAQRWKLSDGKSVAQTERDLKRLFPEETWNKLHLQIIYYGREYCTARGCDGTVCPICRELFPERVKAVKTKKA
- a CDS encoding 3D domain-containing protein; the protein is MLNILRLLGLAALCVGCVSCSSTKLANAKRINGVKTTAYTHSESDHRKYGAKAATGEPLKYGKVRSAATDWSVYPVGTVFKIEGEPYLYEVDDYGSALVGTNTIDLYKPSKAAMNQWGAKQVNISVLKWGSFNKSVEIMKPRMKYPHIQQMVKRIERSS
- a CDS encoding 3D domain-containing protein; this translates as MLVSRLSALIVISACTASCSSPVAGNPSAPRPQRLQDVKTTAYTHSESDHLVHGVKTAAGSKLKFGTVRSAAADWSVYPVGTVFQIEGEPYTYEVDDYGSALVGTETIDLYKPTRATMNKWGVRRVNINVIKWGSFTKSLAIMKPREKRNSHVREMVEKIERGTTPANS
- a CDS encoding uracil-DNA glycosylase, producing MSAQRSSPTGTPLRPTQPTSATADSATAPTRSKRELLDELAREAENSQPARDLGTLRDVMVFAVGNPDADIMFIGEAPGAEEEKQREPFVGPAGQLLTKIIQAMGLRRSEVYISNVCKFRPKIDDGRMQGSKNRAPTTGEMLACQPYIMAEINIIKPRAIVCLGATASTGLGIEGTVGRLRGRIQEWRGHPLAVTYHPSYLLRREAEDGGGLAEKRLVWEDMMRVMETVGLPISDKQRGYFSRAR